A single Lolium perenne isolate Kyuss_39 chromosome 6, Kyuss_2.0, whole genome shotgun sequence DNA region contains:
- the LOC139832708 gene encoding F-box/LRR-repeat protein At3g59200-like: MAADIGGDDPFRLLPDDLLRHVLSFLPNDDALQTCVLDTRWRDLWRRVTSLDFTFYDGRSDIEKSRRFKQIVQLIICLRGNSPLVKCEMGSFGHEEDAEPLLAEYALTCQVEELIVISRDYPNPTRYDAPFISRHLKILEFCNVYLQGWSLDFSSCPVLEDLALEHCCIHAPSIVSKSLKRLWITGFCTFPL; the protein is encoded by the coding sequence ATGGCTGCTGACATCGGCGGCGACGATCCTTTCCGCCTCCTCCCCGACGACCTCCTCCGCCACGTGCTATCCTTTCTCCCCAACGACGACGCCCTGCAGACCTGCGTGCTCGACACCCGGTGGCGCGACCTCTGGAGGCGCGTGACCAGCCTGGACTTCACCTTCTACGACGGCAGGTCAGACATCGAGAAGTCCAGGCGTTTCAAGCAGATTGTGCAGCTGATAATCTGCCTCCGCGGAAACTCGCCCCTCGTGAAGTGCGAGATGGGCTCCTTCGGTCACGAGGAAGACGCCGAGCCGTTGTTGGCCGAGTACGCCCTAACGTGCCAGGTCGAGGAGCTCATAGTCATATCTAGAGATTACCCGAATCCAACACGCTACGATGCCCCGTTCATCTCCCGGCACCTGAAGATCCTAGAGTTTTGCAATGTTTACCTCCAGGGCTGGTCGCTGGATTTCTCGAGCTGTCCGGTGTTGGAGGATCTGGCGCTGGAGCACTGCTGCATTCATGCACCCAGCATAGTGTCCAAATCGCTAAAGCGTCTGTGGATCACCGGTTTCTGTACTTTCCCTCTCTAG
- the LOC139832707 gene encoding uncharacterized protein, translating to MLDKNLEIVGNGEKAWTTITVGNGEKARFWKDQWLNGQALGQLAPDVFALVRRKGLTVKEAMSNNRWMRGLQRISTQVQLDQFVELWTKIQQVRLYHAEDSIKWNLTVDGVYSAGSGYEAQFHGRCLELNLEYVWKIRAEA from the coding sequence ATGCTGGATAAAAATTTAGAAATAGTCGGTAATGGGGAGAAAGCATGGACAACAATCACTGTTGGTAATGGGGAGAAAGCAAGATTCTGGAAAGATCAATGGCTGAACGGGCAAGCTTTAGGTCAGCTGGCTCCTGATGTGTTTGCTTTGGTTCGGCGAAAAGGATTAACTGTTAAGGAGGCGATGAGCAATAACAGGTGGATGAGGGGGTTGCAGCGCATATCTACTCAAGTGCAGCTTGATCAGTTTGTGGAGCTATGGACAAAAATTCAGCAGGTCCGGCTGTACCATGCTGAAGATTCGATCAAATGGAACCTCACGGTGGATGGTGTTTACTCTGCTGGCTCAGGTTATGAGGCGCAGTTTCATGGGCGTTGTTTGGAACTGAATTTGGAATATGTTTGGAAAATAAGGGCTGAAGCCTGA